In the Kribbella sp. NBC_00482 genome, one interval contains:
- a CDS encoding NAD(P)/FAD-dependent oxidoreductase produces MNKEPTYVIVGASLAGAVAAQTLREQGFAGRIVLIGDETEFPYERPPLSKGYLLGTDERAKIYVHDESWYAERAVELLLGRHVTVLDRGAHEVELDTGERIGYAKVLLATGATPRRLRLPGADLEGVHYLRRVEDSDRLRQTIRAGGRIVVVGAGWIGLETAAAARESGCEVTVIDPQPAPLSAALGSEMGAFFAGLHLRHGVDLRLSHTVTEFRGAGRVTSVLAGNGAEFAADAVIVGIGAIPNIELAEQAGLSCDNGIVVDEMLCTLDPDVYAVGDVANSYRPFYGGHLRTEHWANALHGAPFAAQAMLGQRVAYDKLPYFFTDQYDVGMEFSGWIGPNGYDRLVTRGDVAGQAFHAFWLADDRVVAGMQVNLWDDGIAPVEELIRNRQPVDPERLADVSVPLAAHVMA; encoded by the coding sequence ATGAACAAGGAACCAACCTACGTCATTGTCGGCGCGAGCCTGGCGGGAGCGGTGGCGGCTCAAACCCTGCGGGAACAGGGATTCGCCGGACGGATCGTCCTGATCGGCGACGAAACCGAGTTCCCTTACGAGCGGCCCCCATTGTCCAAGGGCTACCTGCTGGGCACCGACGAGCGGGCGAAGATCTACGTCCACGACGAGTCCTGGTACGCCGAGCGCGCGGTGGAGTTGCTCCTCGGCCGGCACGTGACGGTGCTGGACCGCGGCGCTCACGAGGTGGAGCTCGACACCGGCGAGCGGATCGGCTACGCGAAGGTGCTGCTGGCCACGGGGGCCACGCCGCGCCGGCTCCGGCTGCCGGGCGCCGACCTCGAGGGTGTGCACTACCTGCGACGGGTAGAGGATTCTGATCGATTGCGTCAGACCATCCGCGCAGGCGGTCGCATCGTCGTCGTGGGCGCTGGGTGGATCGGTCTGGAGACCGCTGCCGCGGCCCGCGAGTCCGGCTGCGAAGTGACCGTGATTGATCCGCAGCCGGCCCCTCTCTCTGCGGCTCTCGGGAGCGAGATGGGCGCGTTCTTCGCCGGGCTGCACCTGCGCCACGGTGTCGACCTGCGGTTGAGTCACACCGTGACCGAATTCCGGGGGGCCGGTCGCGTGACCAGTGTCCTGGCCGGCAACGGCGCCGAGTTCGCCGCGGACGCGGTCATCGTCGGGATCGGCGCAATCCCGAACATCGAGCTCGCGGAGCAGGCAGGGTTGAGCTGCGACAACGGGATCGTCGTCGACGAGATGCTGTGCACGCTGGACCCCGACGTCTACGCGGTGGGCGACGTCGCGAATTCGTATCGCCCCTTCTACGGTGGACATCTGCGGACCGAACACTGGGCGAACGCGCTGCATGGCGCGCCGTTCGCAGCCCAGGCGATGCTCGGTCAGCGGGTTGCCTACGACAAGCTCCCGTACTTCTTCACCGACCAGTACGACGTCGGCATGGAGTTCTCCGGCTGGATCGGCCCGAACGGCTACGACCGTCTCGTCACCCGCGGCGATGTCGCTGGGCAGGCATTCCATGCGTTCTGGCTGGCCGACGACCGGGTGGTCGCAGGGATGCAGGTCAACTTGTGGGACGACGGCATCGCACCCGTCGAGGAGCTGATCCGCAACCGGCAACCGGTAGATCCGGAGAGGCTTGCGGACGTCTCTGTTCCTTTGGCTGCGCACGTCATGGCCTAG
- a CDS encoding TraR/DksA family transcriptional regulator — protein MTDLDQVAPPNAPDDRHAVDLQWYRHELEQQRRFRLDQLTHLAYDALAASDDALSEVTTMLMRAARAALADIDAALFRLAVGRFGVCQRCGRVISEDRLQAIPMASLCLRCQLSKESGEPHQHPWRTGTIPAASSSRPLRDIVDVWGEDSFPASDPPANW, from the coding sequence ATGACCGACCTGGATCAGGTGGCACCACCCAACGCGCCAGATGACCGGCACGCCGTCGACTTGCAGTGGTACCGCCACGAGCTCGAACAGCAGCGCAGGTTTCGTCTCGATCAGCTCACTCACCTCGCGTACGACGCGCTGGCCGCCTCCGACGATGCTTTGAGTGAGGTGACAACGATGTTGATGAGAGCCGCCAGAGCTGCCCTGGCCGACATCGACGCTGCTCTCTTCCGGCTCGCGGTCGGTCGCTTCGGCGTCTGCCAGCGCTGTGGTCGCGTCATCTCTGAGGACCGGCTGCAGGCCATCCCGATGGCCAGTCTCTGCCTGCGGTGCCAACTCTCCAAGGAATCGGGGGAGCCCCACCAGCATCCCTGGCGCACCGGGACCATTCCTGCGGCATCGTCGTCGCGGCCGCTGCGAGACATCGTCGATGTGTGGGGCGAGGATTCGTTCCCCGCCAGCGACCCGCCGGCGAACTGGTGA
- a CDS encoding sensor histidine kinase: MHRPMTAGTTSSRPGHETTAVTKGVFAVSLFWRIFALNAVVLAAATALLLWAPVTVSVPVLFTEALVLLGGLAVMLVANAILLHVGLAPLDRLSGRMATVDLLRPGQRLPVAGRGAVSQLIRAFNDMLARLEAERAASSTRALSAQEAERRRIAQELHDEVGQSLTAVLLELKRSAERVEDADLRADLRHAQETTRESLDEVRRLARRLRPGVLEDLGLVSALTALVTELSTHTGLVILHRFQPALPSLDEQTELVIYRVAQEGLTNVARHAEATHVEISLRHSEGAVGLRIRDDGCGLGLSHEGAGIRGMRERALLVGATLDLGTAPTGGAEVNLLVPLNGNGA, encoded by the coding sequence ATGCACCGTCCAATGACCGCCGGCACCACATCTTCGCGGCCGGGCCATGAGACCACGGCGGTGACGAAGGGGGTGTTTGCGGTGTCGTTGTTCTGGCGCATCTTCGCCCTGAACGCGGTGGTGCTTGCTGCGGCGACAGCATTGTTGCTCTGGGCACCGGTGACCGTGTCTGTTCCGGTGCTGTTCACCGAGGCCCTGGTCCTGCTGGGCGGACTGGCGGTGATGCTGGTCGCCAACGCCATACTGCTGCACGTGGGGCTGGCACCGTTGGACCGGCTAAGTGGTCGGATGGCAACGGTCGATCTGCTACGGCCTGGGCAGCGCCTGCCGGTCGCCGGACGAGGTGCTGTTTCGCAGTTGATCCGAGCATTCAACGACATGCTGGCGCGGCTGGAGGCCGAACGTGCCGCCAGCAGTACCCGTGCACTGTCTGCGCAGGAGGCGGAACGGCGCCGGATCGCCCAGGAGCTTCACGATGAGGTCGGCCAAAGCCTGACCGCCGTACTGCTGGAACTCAAGCGCTCGGCCGAGCGAGTGGAGGACGCCGACCTGCGCGCGGACCTGCGCCACGCTCAGGAAACGACCCGGGAGAGCCTGGATGAGGTCCGCCGGTTGGCGCGCAGGCTGCGGCCAGGGGTGTTGGAGGATCTTGGTCTGGTCAGTGCATTGACAGCGCTGGTCACCGAGCTGTCCACGCACACCGGTCTCGTGATACTTCACCGTTTCCAGCCTGCTCTGCCGTCGTTGGACGAGCAGACCGAGCTGGTGATCTACCGGGTCGCCCAGGAGGGGCTGACCAACGTCGCGCGCCACGCCGAAGCCACCCACGTCGAGATCAGCCTGCGCCACAGCGAGGGAGCAGTCGGCCTCCGGATCCGCGACGACGGCTGCGGCCTCGGACTGTCCCACGAAGGGGCCGGAATCCGTGGCATGCGGGAGCGCGCACTGCTCGTCGGCGCCACACTCGACCTTGGTACCGCGCCGACAGGTGGTGCCGAGGTGAATCTGTTGGTGCCTCTCAACGGGAACGGAGCCTGA
- the folE gene encoding GTP cyclohydrolase I FolE, giving the protein MTLVEPNRFAQQSPKHQRLRVVPGRGAIDLAAAEEAVADLLTALGKDPDGEHLADTPRRVAKSYAELLTPPAFELTTFPNDEGYDELVLARGIPVHSLCEHHLLPFHGVAHVGYLPGDRILGLSKLARVVELFARDLQVQERLTKQVADWLQEKLAPKGVGVVIEAEHLCMSSRGVRAAGSHTVTSALHGLLRDTPISRQEFFALAGTHA; this is encoded by the coding sequence ATGACTCTCGTAGAGCCGAACCGCTTTGCGCAGCAATCGCCGAAGCATCAGCGGCTCCGCGTTGTCCCGGGGCGAGGTGCGATCGATCTGGCGGCCGCCGAAGAGGCGGTCGCTGATCTCCTGACTGCCCTGGGCAAGGACCCGGACGGCGAGCATCTCGCCGATACGCCGCGCCGGGTGGCCAAGTCGTATGCCGAGTTGCTGACGCCTCCTGCGTTCGAGTTGACCACCTTCCCCAACGACGAGGGCTATGACGAGCTGGTCCTGGCCCGAGGCATTCCGGTGCACTCTCTGTGTGAACACCACCTGCTGCCGTTCCACGGCGTCGCCCATGTCGGCTACCTGCCGGGCGACCGGATCCTGGGCCTGTCGAAGCTGGCGCGGGTCGTCGAGCTGTTCGCCCGCGATCTGCAGGTCCAGGAGCGGTTGACCAAGCAGGTCGCCGACTGGCTGCAGGAGAAGCTGGCGCCCAAGGGTGTCGGTGTGGTCATCGAGGCCGAACACCTGTGCATGTCATCGCGCGGGGTGCGTGCCGCCGGTTCGCACACGGTTACCTCGGCGCTGCACGGCCTGCTGAGAGACACCCCGATCTCTCGCCAGGAGTTCTTCGCACTGGCCGGCACCCATGCGTGA
- a CDS encoding DoxX family membrane protein: protein MTITVRRPHSPGREALSDPAYQAFLVLRTVFTVAPILFGLDKFANLLTDWPAYLAPWINDIVPGSGQDAMYLIGVIEIVAGIAVALIPRYGALLVAAWLAGIIINLLTLSAFYDVALRDFGLLVAAVALARLAVKYAPTRHSS, encoded by the coding sequence ATGACGATTACAGTGCGCAGACCTCACTCGCCAGGGCGGGAGGCACTGTCGGACCCGGCCTACCAGGCTTTCCTGGTCCTGCGAACCGTCTTCACCGTGGCCCCGATCCTGTTCGGCCTCGACAAATTCGCCAACCTGCTCACCGACTGGCCCGCCTACCTGGCCCCCTGGATCAACGACATCGTCCCCGGCTCCGGCCAAGACGCCATGTACCTCATCGGCGTCATCGAGATCGTCGCCGGCATCGCAGTCGCCCTAATCCCCCGCTACGGCGCACTACTCGTCGCAGCCTGGCTCGCCGGCATCATCATCAACCTGCTCACCCTCTCAGCCTTCTACGACGTCGCCCTACGCGACTTCGGCCTCCTCGTCGCCGCTGTGGCGCTCGCCCGCCTCGCGGTCAAGTACGCGCCGACGCGACACAGTTCCTAG
- a CDS encoding peptidoglycan-binding domain-containing protein yields MRKKLVGILVAVTVLFGGAVLAEPASAATAPCRQNIYGPGGTGSCVKAIQSLANVLSISNSGRSEAGPIAIDSIYGDQTMNAIMKIQRAARAANHPNTKVDGWVGAQTWTVLCYYGAFWGDDTKARDAYRWAKSYAC; encoded by the coding sequence GTGCGCAAAAAGCTCGTCGGCATCCTGGTCGCGGTCACGGTCCTGTTCGGCGGTGCCGTCCTCGCCGAGCCGGCTTCGGCGGCCACCGCCCCCTGCCGGCAGAACATCTACGGCCCGGGCGGCACCGGCTCCTGCGTGAAGGCGATCCAGAGCCTCGCCAACGTGCTGTCCATCAGCAACTCCGGCCGCAGCGAAGCCGGCCCGATCGCCATCGACAGCATCTACGGCGACCAGACGATGAACGCCATCATGAAGATCCAGCGCGCCGCCCGCGCCGCGAACCACCCGAACACCAAGGTCGACGGCTGGGTCGGCGCCCAGACCTGGACGGTCCTCTGCTACTACGGCGCGTTCTGGGGCGACGACACCAAGGCCAGGGACGCCTACCGCTGGGCCAAGTCCTACGCCTGCTGA
- a CDS encoding TraR/DksA family transcriptional regulator has product MTTDLGTTTQRLTKHEARRRLEHERNSRLAQLRAIEESAPLADEDLQAAQTAAIRRVLDEIDAAGRRLADGSYGTCDNCQTAIPVERLEILPYVRFCVGCQQRAS; this is encoded by the coding sequence ATGACCACCGACCTGGGCACCACCACCCAGCGCCTCACGAAACACGAAGCACGCCGGCGCCTGGAACACGAGCGCAACTCCCGCCTCGCCCAGTTGCGGGCGATCGAGGAGTCCGCGCCGCTTGCGGACGAAGATCTGCAGGCGGCTCAAACCGCAGCGATCCGGCGCGTTCTCGATGAGATCGACGCTGCCGGACGGCGTCTGGCCGACGGCTCCTACGGCACCTGCGACAACTGTCAAACAGCCATCCCCGTCGAGCGCCTCGAGATCCTGCCCTACGTTCGCTTCTGCGTCGGGTGCCAGCAGCGCGCCAGTTGA
- a CDS encoding cupin domain-containing protein produces the protein MEVLVAAETSGKIAMVQVWIPPGGGLPEHDHGPSEIVLVHLSGSIDLRQGDQHHSLAPGAVAHIATGERVSLANPGTEPAVMMIVASPPDFVARIAGWPPA, from the coding sequence ATGGAGGTTCTCGTCGCCGCCGAGACCTCCGGCAAGATCGCCATGGTCCAGGTGTGGATCCCGCCTGGCGGCGGCCTGCCCGAACACGACCACGGACCGTCCGAGATCGTCCTGGTCCACCTGTCGGGATCGATCGACCTGCGGCAAGGCGACCAGCACCATAGTCTCGCCCCCGGCGCCGTCGCGCACATCGCCACCGGGGAGCGAGTCAGCCTGGCCAACCCAGGAACCGAACCCGCCGTCATGATGATCGTCGCCTCACCCCCTGACTTCGTCGCCCGAATCGCCGGCTGGCCCCCGGCTTAG
- the ctaD gene encoding aa3-type cytochrome oxidase subunit I has product METTQADDNDPMHEQLTHVAAHHDLAWSLTARVRSGEPAARPRRPLGRALVRVLTTTDHKLIGQLYLITSFAFFLIGGVMALVMRAELAKPGLQIVNEEVYNQLFTMHGTIMLLLFATPLFVGFANVIMPIQIGAPDVAFPRLNMFSYWLFLFGGLIAVSGFFTPGGAASFGWTGYAPLSNAVRSPGIGGDLWIMGLWMAGLGTILGAVNFITTIITLRAPGMTMFRMPIFTWNTLITSIMVLVAFPILAAALLVLEADRILGAHVFDAANGGPILWQHLFWFFGHPEVYIIALPFFGIVTEILPVFSRKPVFGYMGLVGATLAIAALSLTVWAHHMFVTGAVSLPFFSFMSFMIAVPTGVKFFNWIGTIWGGSVSFETPMLWSLGFMTTFLFGGLTGVILASPTLDFQVTDTYFVVAHFHYVVFGTVVFAMFAGFYFWWPKFTGRMLDEKLGKLHFWLLFVGFHTTFLVQHWLGVEGMPRRYASYGANEGFTTLNQVSSIGAFILGASTLPFLYNIYKTARRAPLVGVDDPWGWGRSLEWATSSPPPRHNFIELPRIRSESPAFDRHHPEVALAEYPANRAPADNLLDAGDDEGRVEHLEETGGIEAEEEDTT; this is encoded by the coding sequence GTGGAGACCACTCAGGCCGACGACAACGATCCGATGCATGAGCAGCTGACGCATGTCGCCGCCCACCACGACCTTGCCTGGTCCCTGACCGCCAGGGTCAGATCCGGCGAACCTGCCGCAAGACCCCGCCGGCCGTTGGGGCGTGCGCTGGTGCGTGTCCTCACAACCACCGATCACAAGCTGATCGGGCAGCTGTACCTGATCACGTCGTTCGCGTTCTTCCTGATCGGCGGCGTGATGGCACTGGTCATGCGCGCCGAGCTGGCCAAGCCGGGCCTGCAGATCGTGAACGAAGAGGTGTACAACCAGCTCTTCACGATGCACGGCACGATCATGCTGCTGCTGTTCGCGACCCCGCTGTTCGTCGGCTTCGCCAACGTCATCATGCCGATCCAGATCGGCGCCCCGGACGTCGCGTTCCCGCGGCTGAACATGTTCAGCTACTGGTTGTTCCTGTTCGGCGGGCTGATCGCGGTCAGTGGCTTCTTCACCCCGGGCGGGGCGGCGAGTTTCGGCTGGACGGGCTATGCCCCGCTGTCGAACGCGGTCCGTTCGCCAGGTATTGGCGGCGACCTGTGGATCATGGGTCTGTGGATGGCCGGTCTGGGCACGATCCTCGGTGCGGTCAACTTCATCACCACGATCATCACGCTCCGGGCACCCGGGATGACGATGTTCCGGATGCCGATCTTCACCTGGAACACTCTCATCACCTCGATCATGGTGCTGGTCGCGTTCCCGATCCTGGCGGCGGCGCTGCTGGTCCTGGAGGCCGACCGCATACTCGGGGCCCATGTCTTCGATGCCGCGAACGGCGGGCCGATACTTTGGCAGCACCTGTTCTGGTTCTTCGGCCATCCCGAGGTGTACATCATCGCGCTGCCGTTCTTCGGCATCGTGACCGAGATCCTGCCGGTGTTCAGCCGTAAGCCGGTCTTCGGCTACATGGGGCTTGTCGGCGCGACGCTGGCGATCGCCGCGTTGTCGTTGACGGTGTGGGCACATCACATGTTCGTCACCGGCGCGGTGAGTTTGCCGTTCTTCTCGTTCATGTCGTTCATGATCGCGGTGCCGACCGGGGTGAAGTTCTTCAACTGGATCGGCACGATCTGGGGCGGCTCAGTGTCGTTCGAGACCCCGATGCTGTGGTCGCTCGGGTTCATGACGACGTTCCTGTTCGGCGGCCTGACCGGCGTCATCCTGGCCTCACCAACACTCGACTTCCAGGTCACCGACACCTACTTCGTGGTGGCGCACTTCCATTACGTCGTGTTCGGCACCGTGGTGTTTGCGATGTTCGCGGGGTTCTACTTCTGGTGGCCGAAGTTCACCGGGCGGATGCTCGACGAGAAGCTGGGCAAGCTGCACTTTTGGCTGCTGTTCGTCGGCTTCCACACCACGTTCCTGGTGCAGCACTGGCTCGGCGTCGAGGGCATGCCGCGGCGCTACGCGTCGTACGGCGCCAACGAGGGCTTCACCACCCTGAACCAGGTCTCCAGCATCGGCGCCTTCATCCTGGGCGCCTCTACACTGCCGTTCCTCTACAACATCTACAAGACCGCCCGCCGAGCACCTTTGGTCGGCGTGGACGATCCGTGGGGCTGGGGCCGCTCGCTGGAGTGGGCGACCAGTTCGCCGCCGCCACGACACAACTTCATCGAACTGCCTCGGATCAGGTCCGAAAGCCCCGCGTTCGACAGGCACCACCCGGAAGTCGCGCTGGCTGAGTACCCCGCCAACCGCGCGCCGGCGGACAACCTGCTGGACGCCGGCGACGACGAGGGCCGCGTGGAGCATCTCGAGGAAACCGGCGGTATCGAGGCCGAAGAAGAAGACACGACGTGA
- a CDS encoding helix-turn-helix transcriptional regulator — translation MDDTKQARILAIATLEEPTRRRLYEHVVGQAAAVTRDEAATALGLPRATAAFHLDRLAAEGLLDVVFERRTGRSGPGAGRPSKLYRRSERHVEVSLPEHRYDLAGGLLAAAIEDAEATGESPRAALERRARRLGTELAAAAPSAAGAEASSDAVMRILEKHGFEPRADEDVIVLGNCPFHTLAQQHTDLVCEMNLCLLDGLLAGLDATQLQARLKPEPGHCCVRLEPNPTFRS, via the coding sequence GTGGATGACACCAAACAAGCGCGCATCCTGGCGATCGCCACGTTGGAGGAACCAACGCGGCGACGCCTGTACGAACACGTCGTAGGACAGGCAGCCGCGGTGACCCGAGACGAAGCGGCGACGGCGCTGGGTCTGCCGCGCGCTACTGCTGCCTTCCATCTCGATCGGCTCGCCGCCGAAGGTCTGCTCGACGTCGTCTTCGAGCGGCGCACCGGCCGGTCGGGGCCTGGTGCTGGCCGGCCGTCGAAGCTGTACCGACGATCGGAGCGCCACGTCGAGGTGTCCCTGCCCGAACATCGCTATGACCTGGCGGGGGGTCTGCTGGCGGCGGCTATCGAGGACGCCGAGGCCACAGGAGAATCGCCACGAGCAGCACTCGAGCGGCGAGCGCGTCGACTCGGCACCGAACTCGCTGCCGCTGCCCCGAGTGCCGCCGGCGCGGAAGCCAGCTCCGATGCCGTGATGCGGATCCTCGAAAAGCATGGCTTCGAGCCCCGCGCCGACGAGGACGTGATCGTGCTCGGTAACTGCCCTTTCCACACGCTGGCCCAGCAGCACACCGACCTGGTGTGTGAGATGAACCTTTGCCTACTCGACGGACTTCTGGCGGGCCTCGACGCCACGCAACTACAGGCTCGGCTCAAGCCGGAGCCCGGCCACTGCTGCGTCCGCCTGGAGCCCAATCCGACATTCCGCTCATGA
- a CDS encoding helix-turn-helix transcriptional regulator — protein MTRTDQATGDKPRRQALLEALRASDAPLGVTELAERLDIHANTVRFHLDALVEQGLVDRRLEAPTGRGRPRTVHTPHPGMDRGGRRQYHLLAKILLAQLSTSPDAGAAAEAAGRNWGSYLVEHIPPPHRPGAAEATQRLTAMMTDLGFAPEADGDAAESIRLRQCPFLELAEEYSSTLCPLHLGLMRGALAEIRAPITATSLEPFAEPDACILHLSPSRSTGMGTRQRRNRST, from the coding sequence ATGACCAGGACTGACCAGGCCACCGGCGACAAGCCACGCAGGCAGGCGCTTCTCGAAGCCCTGCGAGCCTCCGACGCTCCACTGGGTGTCACCGAGCTTGCCGAACGACTCGACATCCATGCCAACACGGTCCGCTTCCACCTCGACGCGCTCGTGGAGCAAGGACTGGTCGACCGCAGGCTCGAGGCCCCGACCGGTCGGGGCAGGCCACGGACCGTGCACACACCACATCCCGGAATGGACCGAGGCGGGCGGCGCCAGTACCACCTGCTCGCCAAGATCCTGCTGGCCCAACTGTCCACGAGTCCCGATGCGGGTGCCGCAGCCGAGGCCGCAGGCCGCAACTGGGGCAGCTATCTGGTCGAGCACATCCCCCCGCCTCATCGTCCCGGCGCCGCCGAGGCCACGCAACGGTTGACCGCGATGATGACCGACCTGGGATTCGCGCCGGAAGCCGACGGCGACGCAGCCGAGAGCATCCGACTGCGGCAATGCCCCTTCCTGGAACTCGCCGAAGAGTACTCGTCCACTTTGTGTCCATTGCATCTCGGCCTGATGCGAGGTGCCCTCGCCGAGATCCGCGCACCGATCACGGCGACCAGCCTCGAACCGTTCGCCGAGCCCGACGCCTGCATCCTTCACCTCTCCCCCAGCCGTAGCACCGGCATGGGCACCCGCCAGCGCCGCAACAGGAGCACATGA
- a CDS encoding response regulator transcription factor has translation MAAEETTRILLADDHALVRRGVRLILDSEPGLAVVAEAGDGKEAVDLARSTEIDLAILDIAMPRMTGLQAARQLSSRYPDLRILMLTMHDNEQYFFQALRAGAAGYVLKSVADRDLVEACRAAMRGEPFLYPGAVNALIRNYLNRVRLGQAIPEQILTAREEEVLKLVAEGHSSKEIAEILFISIKTVERHRANMLQKLGLRDRLELTRYAIRAGLIEP, from the coding sequence ATGGCTGCGGAGGAGACGACCCGCATCCTGCTCGCCGATGACCATGCACTGGTGCGACGCGGCGTACGGCTGATCCTGGACAGCGAACCGGGCCTGGCCGTGGTGGCCGAAGCTGGGGACGGGAAGGAGGCCGTCGACCTCGCACGGTCTACCGAGATCGATCTCGCGATTCTCGACATCGCCATGCCGCGGATGACGGGTCTGCAGGCAGCTCGTCAACTGTCGTCGCGTTATCCCGACCTACGAATTCTGATGTTGACGATGCATGACAACGAGCAGTACTTCTTCCAGGCGCTCAGGGCCGGGGCGGCGGGTTATGTACTGAAGTCCGTCGCCGACCGCGACCTCGTCGAGGCCTGCCGTGCCGCGATGCGCGGGGAGCCGTTCCTCTACCCAGGAGCGGTTAACGCACTGATCCGCAACTATCTGAATCGGGTGCGCCTCGGCCAGGCCATCCCGGAGCAGATCCTGACCGCCCGCGAGGAGGAGGTCCTCAAGCTCGTCGCAGAGGGTCACTCGTCCAAGGAGATCGCCGAAATCCTGTTCATCAGTATCAAAACAGTCGAGCGGCACCGCGCGAACATGCTCCAGAAACTCGGCCTCCGCGACCGCTTGGAGCTCACTCGCTACGCGATCCGGGCCGGCCTGATCGAGCCCTGA
- the fdxA gene encoding ferredoxin: MTYVIALPCVDLKDRACVEECPVDCIYEGGRSLYIHPEECIDCGACEPVCPVEAIFYEDDLPEQWKDYQVANAGFFDDVGSPGGAFKIGAITHDHPLIAALPPQEQAS, translated from the coding sequence GTGACTTACGTGATCGCGTTGCCGTGCGTCGACCTCAAGGACCGTGCCTGCGTCGAAGAGTGCCCGGTCGACTGCATCTACGAAGGTGGGCGCTCCCTCTACATCCACCCGGAGGAGTGCATCGACTGCGGTGCCTGTGAACCGGTGTGCCCGGTCGAGGCCATCTTCTACGAGGACGATCTGCCCGAGCAGTGGAAGGACTACCAGGTCGCGAACGCCGGATTCTTCGATGACGTCGGCTCCCCGGGCGGCGCCTTCAAGATCGGCGCGATCACACACGATCATCCCCTCATTGCGGCGCTGCCGCCGCAAGAGCAGGCAAGCTGA
- a CDS encoding rod shape-determining protein: MVVDAPTTTTSPGGVSYPISRGRITDVPGTTRMLDRLLHGSTSLAPQPEMIVVTVPVLCPEADRHAVLAAVEILQPRTVITVDSVKAAAIGAKADLVEPLLVIDLGAHLTETAVLADGSVIEARRTPLGIADLRTSITIDNLIERIRAMVTDLLSRDCGPQVVDALERGPLLTGGGAQFPAVTYQLSKQLSCPVQPAAAAYTAALRGASAIALAAIRHPGTH, encoded by the coding sequence TTGGTCGTCGACGCCCCCACGACGACGACATCGCCCGGCGGCGTCAGCTATCCCATATCCCGGGGCAGGATCACCGATGTCCCCGGCACCACTCGCATGCTCGATCGCCTTCTGCACGGCAGTACCAGTCTCGCCCCGCAGCCCGAGATGATCGTCGTGACCGTTCCAGTCCTCTGCCCCGAGGCCGATCGACACGCAGTTCTCGCGGCGGTCGAGATCCTCCAGCCCCGCACAGTCATCACCGTCGACAGCGTCAAGGCAGCCGCGATTGGCGCCAAGGCCGACCTGGTTGAGCCCCTCCTCGTCATCGACCTCGGAGCCCACCTGACGGAAACAGCCGTTCTAGCGGACGGATCGGTGATCGAAGCACGCCGTACGCCGCTCGGCATCGCTGACCTTCGCACATCAATCACGATCGACAACCTCATCGAACGCATTCGCGCCATGGTGACTGACCTCCTGAGCCGCGACTGCGGCCCCCAGGTCGTCGACGCACTCGAAAGAGGACCACTATTGACCGGTGGCGGAGCCCAGTTCCCAGCCGTCACCTACCAACTCTCCAAACAACTGTCCTGCCCGGTCCAGCCGGCAGCCGCCGCGTACACAGCTGCCCTCCGCGGCGCAAGCGCCATCGCCCTCGCAGCCATCCGCCACCCAGGCACCCACTGA